One window of Candidatus Nitrospira kreftii genomic DNA carries:
- a CDS encoding Signal transduction histidine kinase codes for MTLWSRSHSLQQKIIAAIVMVGLLPLVLLLALIYVEERRALRESTGANFKEAAVEAARRIEMHVSRSMNEAQQLATTPFLRTAVSEANRTYEGKDAQSISEIIHDWQQRWKQREKRSEFPLFVNQIVTNYLIQWHEIRRTDYVGILITDGQGALVVSSIPQVEYSYAKTTWWQAVVKEGGQQPYVSEIAFDPAFGTHVLAVAAPIFDDQRRAVIGAVTILLRRDTLFQSITEGSFGATGHAILFDSDGGVVICPVLGPEAHSVDSKLLAALEALKPGWAVVDDDSHGHTQALIGYAPVRFADRLANGSLGGTRWITVVRQDPTETFAPLDELMVKILVFGVAVLFGLGAVGILAARRIAKPIRLLQEGVQQIGSGRLDQRLDLKTGDEIEQLAVAFNHMAINLQRSFGQLEQRVTEVRQLEEKYRDLIEHAPEMICQLDRGGRLVHVNKTGLDKLRYAHDEILGMKLWDLVPHGQESKVLHYLEQLVSYGHSSMETVLLAKDGRHIDVEIHATALIDHDRGGLVHSRAFVRDVTERRRLEQELQRYTAGLEQAISDRTRELSASQARYKALFDFVADSVLMVSPEGTVVAVNEREVQVLGYTESDIMGTNILEIVPKEYHQTFTGWLGDVSTEARQVPTQEIMVYHAERHEMPVEMDLIRVGETDPLLVMVQLRDITDRKKLQHQLQSYREDLELKVSERTREIEETKQYLENLLENANDVIYILDLDQHFTYVNSKVNAWGYRKDDLIGRPYLSLLSRRHRGRRLKNTLDIGAKQVYEVEVVTRLGEPRTVMVSVSPLQGVDGQTLGVLGIARDMTETKKLERQIRNAEKLASIGKLAAGVAHEINNPLGGILNCLYNLRKGTLSAARQEEYWASMESGVRRVQKIVRQLLDFSQQHEPEFSSTDINRIVEQVLVLTTHLFAPNNIRLDIFPGHDLPSVMVDRHMIEQVLMNLILNAVQAMKKGGTLTIRTSVEEGMCRVDVADTGSGIPASVLPRVFDPFFTTKGEGEGTGLGLSVNLGIMERHGGRIVVESEVGKGTTFTLCLPVSRVRSLAEKEV; via the coding sequence ATGACACTCTGGAGCCGGTCTCACAGTCTCCAGCAGAAGATCATCGCAGCGATTGTGATGGTCGGTCTCCTGCCACTGGTCCTCCTCCTGGCCTTGATTTACGTGGAAGAACGGCGTGCCCTACGGGAGTCCACGGGGGCTAATTTTAAGGAGGCGGCTGTCGAAGCAGCTCGTCGGATCGAAATGCACGTGAGCCGAAGTATGAATGAGGCCCAACAGCTCGCGACCACACCCTTTCTCCGTACTGCCGTTTCGGAAGCCAACCGTACCTATGAAGGCAAGGACGCGCAGAGCATTTCAGAGATCATCCATGATTGGCAACAGCGCTGGAAGCAACGTGAGAAGCGAAGCGAGTTTCCTCTCTTTGTCAACCAAATCGTGACCAATTACTTGATTCAGTGGCATGAGATTCGACGGACTGACTATGTCGGAATCCTGATCACGGATGGACAGGGAGCCTTAGTCGTAAGCTCTATTCCACAAGTCGAATACTCCTATGCCAAAACCACGTGGTGGCAAGCAGTAGTCAAAGAGGGAGGTCAACAACCCTATGTGAGTGAAATCGCCTTCGACCCGGCCTTTGGGACACACGTCCTTGCCGTAGCGGCGCCGATTTTCGATGATCAACGTCGTGCCGTGATCGGGGCTGTGACCATTCTGCTTCGCCGTGACACGTTGTTTCAGTCCATCACGGAAGGGTCGTTCGGTGCGACGGGTCATGCCATTCTGTTCGACTCAGATGGGGGAGTGGTAATCTGTCCGGTGCTTGGGCCTGAAGCCCATTCCGTCGATTCAAAATTGCTCGCGGCACTGGAGGCGTTGAAGCCGGGATGGGCGGTCGTGGACGACGATTCTCACGGTCATACGCAAGCACTGATTGGGTATGCACCTGTGCGGTTTGCCGATCGCCTCGCGAACGGGAGTCTGGGTGGAACCCGTTGGATCACAGTCGTGCGTCAGGATCCCACGGAAACCTTTGCTCCGTTGGATGAGTTGATGGTCAAGATCTTGGTGTTTGGTGTGGCAGTGTTGTTTGGGCTTGGGGCGGTCGGAATCCTCGCCGCTCGTCGAATCGCGAAGCCCATTCGGTTGCTGCAGGAGGGGGTCCAGCAGATCGGAAGCGGTCGGTTAGATCAACGGTTGGATCTCAAAACCGGCGATGAGATCGAACAGCTTGCCGTGGCCTTCAATCACATGGCAATTAATCTGCAACGTTCATTCGGTCAGCTGGAACAGCGAGTGACAGAGGTGCGGCAGCTGGAGGAGAAATATCGAGATCTGATCGAACATGCCCCTGAAATGATCTGCCAACTGGATCGAGGCGGTCGGCTCGTTCACGTCAATAAGACCGGCCTCGACAAGCTTAGATACGCACATGATGAAATCTTGGGGATGAAACTATGGGATCTCGTTCCTCATGGGCAGGAATCGAAGGTGTTGCACTATCTCGAACAGCTTGTCAGTTATGGACACAGTTCAATGGAGACGGTGTTGCTGGCGAAGGATGGCCGTCATATCGATGTGGAGATTCACGCGACGGCGCTGATCGATCACGATCGAGGCGGGTTGGTGCATTCACGTGCCTTCGTCCGGGATGTCACCGAACGACGCCGGTTAGAGCAGGAACTACAGCGGTACACGGCGGGATTGGAACAGGCGATTTCCGATCGCACCAGGGAGTTAAGTGCCTCACAGGCTCGCTACAAAGCGTTGTTCGATTTCGTGGCTGACTCCGTATTGATGGTGAGTCCCGAAGGGACGGTTGTCGCCGTGAACGAACGGGAAGTGCAAGTATTGGGTTATACCGAATCGGACATCATGGGAACAAATATTCTCGAAATCGTTCCCAAGGAATACCATCAGACCTTTACCGGCTGGTTGGGTGATGTCAGCACAGAAGCGCGGCAGGTCCCGACGCAGGAAATCATGGTGTACCATGCGGAGCGACATGAGATGCCGGTGGAAATGGACTTGATTCGAGTGGGTGAGACCGACCCATTGCTCGTCATGGTGCAGCTTCGCGATATTACCGATCGGAAGAAACTTCAACACCAACTACAATCGTACCGCGAAGATCTCGAATTGAAAGTGAGTGAGCGCACGCGAGAAATCGAAGAAACCAAGCAGTATTTGGAAAATCTGCTCGAGAATGCCAACGATGTCATCTATATCCTCGACCTGGATCAGCACTTTACCTACGTCAACAGCAAAGTCAATGCGTGGGGCTATCGCAAAGATGATCTCATCGGTCGTCCGTATCTCTCGCTCCTGTCTCGGCGCCATCGAGGACGGCGACTGAAGAACACATTGGATATCGGCGCCAAGCAGGTGTATGAAGTTGAAGTCGTGACGCGCTTGGGGGAACCGCGCACGGTCATGGTCAGCGTCTCTCCTCTGCAAGGGGTGGACGGCCAAACTCTCGGAGTCCTTGGCATCGCGCGTGACATGACAGAGACCAAGAAGCTTGAGCGACAGATTCGAAACGCGGAAAAACTGGCGTCCATTGGGAAGCTCGCTGCGGGTGTGGCGCATGAAATCAACAACCCGCTCGGAGGGATCCTGAATTGTCTGTATAACCTTCGAAAGGGAACGCTATCGGCGGCACGTCAAGAGGAATATTGGGCCTCTATGGAGTCCGGCGTCCGGCGTGTTCAAAAAATCGTTCGACAGCTGCTCGATTTTTCGCAGCAGCACGAACCAGAATTCAGCTCGACCGATATCAATCGAATCGTTGAGCAGGTACTGGTCCTGACGACCCATCTCTTTGCTCCCAATAACATCCGGTTGGACATTTTCCCAGGTCATGACTTACCGAGTGTCATGGTCGATCGGCACATGATCGAACAGGTCTTGATGAATCTCATCTTGAACGCCGTGCAGGCTATGAAAAAGGGTGGGACTTTGACCATCCGGACATCCGTGGAGGAGGGAATGTGCCGCGTGGATGTCGCCGACACCGGATCAGGCATTCCTGCCTCAGTGCTGCCACGCGTCTTCGATCCATTTTTTACCACCAAAGGTGAGGGAGAAGGGACGGGACTCGGACTTTCAGTCAATCTTGGTATCATGGAGCGTCATGGAGGAAGAATCGTGGTGGAGAGTGAGGTCGGAAAAGGAACGACGTTTACCCTCTGCTTGCCTGTGTCACGAGTGCGCTCCCTCGCGGAGAAGGAAGTATGA